Proteins co-encoded in one Desulfitobacterium hafniense DCB-2 genomic window:
- a CDS encoding ASKHA domain-containing protein, translated as MEKYQVKFMPDQQVIEVEKGTSLLKAASQAGIFIKSSCGGKGTCGACKVTVISGEAKSERTGNLSPEQLSRGVRLSCHTFVEGDLTVEVPPESRLQAHQVLLENANAALLTETSKDLLTYYGYHPLARKVNIRCSEPTLTDNAGDWARLSLELKRVLQSDKPLTIPLSVLQTLPETLRQAHWDLSVILTDLELGYTVLHVEPANDRPCYGLAIDVGTTTVVVYLVDLDSGEIVDKQGSYNKQAQFGDDVISRIVYAVDSKENMAEIQKAVVDTVNALIDGILERQSLTSQDIASAVIAGNTTMSQLFLGINPRYIRLEPYIPTVNSTPAVSAREIGLRLLPEALIHTYPSVASYVGGDIVSGALATDMANSDEIILFIDIGTNGEIVLGNKDWLVSCACSAGPCFEGGGILFGMRAMPGAIERVDIDPESLDVKLKVVGKIAPVGICGSGLVDCLAKLRKAGIIDRAGNFQLEHPSQSARIRATEDDKEFVLAWAHQAGGDKDIVISENDVKNLIRAKGAIYAGIRSLLQTVALEIDMIERIVIGGGFGNYLNVHDSVEIGLLPDLPQEKFEFIGNSSVKGARLALLSQKAWNEAADLARKMTYIELSIGTTFMDEFVSALFLPHTDLSLFPSVEGTF; from the coding sequence ATGGAGAAATACCAGGTTAAATTTATGCCGGATCAGCAAGTGATTGAGGTGGAAAAAGGAACCTCCCTGCTCAAAGCAGCTTCTCAGGCAGGTATTTTTATAAAATCCAGCTGCGGCGGCAAAGGTACCTGTGGTGCCTGTAAAGTTACGGTGATATCCGGTGAAGCCAAAAGTGAAAGAACGGGAAATTTATCTCCGGAACAACTGAGCCGTGGGGTGCGTTTAAGCTGCCACACCTTTGTTGAAGGGGATCTGACCGTTGAGGTCCCACCGGAATCACGCCTACAAGCACATCAGGTTCTTCTTGAGAATGCCAATGCAGCGCTGCTCACAGAAACCAGTAAAGATCTGTTAACTTATTATGGGTATCATCCCCTGGCCCGCAAGGTCAATATTCGTTGCTCTGAACCTACCCTAACGGATAATGCCGGCGACTGGGCTCGTTTGTCCCTTGAGTTAAAGCGGGTGCTTCAATCCGATAAACCTTTGACCATTCCCTTATCCGTATTGCAAACTTTGCCGGAAACCTTGCGTCAGGCACATTGGGACCTATCCGTTATTTTAACGGATTTAGAATTAGGGTACACTGTGCTCCATGTGGAGCCTGCCAATGACCGCCCGTGCTATGGTTTGGCAATTGATGTGGGTACCACCACCGTGGTTGTCTACTTGGTCGATCTGGATAGCGGAGAAATCGTGGATAAACAAGGCTCCTACAATAAGCAAGCCCAATTTGGGGATGATGTCATTTCGCGGATTGTCTATGCGGTTGATAGTAAGGAGAACATGGCTGAGATTCAAAAAGCCGTAGTGGATACCGTCAATGCCCTTATTGATGGAATACTTGAGCGGCAAAGCCTGACCAGCCAGGATATAGCCAGTGCGGTGATCGCCGGCAATACGACCATGTCGCAGCTCTTCTTAGGCATCAACCCCCGTTATATTCGCTTAGAACCCTACATCCCAACCGTCAATTCCACACCGGCGGTATCAGCGCGGGAAATAGGGCTTAGACTTCTTCCTGAGGCACTCATTCATACCTATCCTTCAGTGGCCAGTTATGTGGGCGGAGATATCGTTTCCGGTGCTTTAGCCACAGATATGGCCAACTCCGATGAGATTATTTTATTTATCGATATCGGAACCAATGGGGAGATAGTGCTGGGGAATAAGGATTGGCTTGTTTCTTGTGCCTGCTCGGCCGGACCGTGTTTTGAAGGAGGAGGAATTCTCTTTGGCATGAGAGCTATGCCCGGTGCTATTGAGCGGGTGGACATTGATCCGGAAAGCCTTGATGTCAAGCTGAAAGTGGTCGGCAAGATTGCTCCTGTTGGCATCTGCGGCTCGGGATTAGTGGATTGCCTGGCCAAGCTGCGCAAGGCAGGAATTATCGATCGTGCCGGAAACTTCCAATTGGAACATCCTTCCCAATCGGCGCGGATTCGTGCCACCGAGGATGATAAAGAGTTTGTTTTGGCTTGGGCCCATCAGGCAGGGGGAGATAAGGACATTGTCATTTCCGAAAATGATGTGAAGAATCTGATTCGGGCTAAAGGGGCGATCTATGCAGGGATTCGTTCATTGCTGCAAACAGTGGCCCTGGAAATTGATATGATCGAGCGAATCGTCATTGGGGGCGGCTTCGGCAATTACCTCAATGTTCACGATTCGGTAGAAATAGGCCTGCTTCCCGACCTGCCTCAGGAAAAGTTTGAGTTCATAGGCAATTCTTCTGTTAAAGGGGCACGTCTTGCCTTGCTTTCGCAGAAGGCTTGGAACGAGGCTGCCGATCTTGCCCGCAAGATGACCTATATTGAACTGTCCATTGGCACCACTTTTATGGATGAGTTTGTATCGGCCTTGTTCCTGCCCCATACTGATTTATCGTTATTTCCTTCTGTAGAAGGAACATTTTAG
- the acsC gene encoding acetyl-CoA decarbonylase/synthase complex subunit gamma yields MALTGLEIYKQLPKKNCGECGTPTCLAFAMALASGKGSLDACPYVTDEAREALDSASAPPIKAIKFGNGSVLGDETVLFRHDKTFYHPTTLLIEIADTLSDEEVQGKLQEIEGLEFDRVGLHYTIDGVAVIEASGSPEQFAKVVAQVAAGTERSLLLLSDNADALKAALPGVAGRKPLIGSATEANYEAVVNLAKEHNVPVIIKADGLDALAALVENAQKLGYKEFVLDPGARTPSQTLANLTHCRRLAIKKKFRPFGYPVIAFTSKTEPLAEITEASVYVAKYASAIVLKASAKAHILPLMALRQNLYTDPQKPIQVEPILHTVGEVNENSPIYITTNFSLTYYSVEGEVEASKIPSYILPIDTDGTSVLTAYAAGKFEPEKIADILAKSGVGDKVNHRNLIIPGYVAVISGKLQEISGWKVIVGPRESSGIVSFTRAM; encoded by the coding sequence ATGGCTTTAACAGGCTTAGAAATTTATAAACAACTCCCCAAGAAGAACTGCGGTGAGTGCGGTACTCCTACCTGTCTCGCTTTCGCGATGGCATTGGCTTCCGGTAAAGGATCCTTGGATGCTTGCCCTTATGTTACCGATGAAGCTCGGGAAGCCCTGGATTCCGCATCGGCACCACCGATTAAGGCTATCAAATTCGGCAACGGCTCGGTTTTAGGAGATGAAACGGTTCTTTTCCGTCACGATAAAACCTTTTATCATCCTACCACCTTGCTGATTGAGATTGCCGATACGTTATCCGATGAAGAAGTTCAAGGGAAGCTTCAGGAAATAGAAGGCTTGGAATTTGATCGGGTGGGATTGCATTATACCATCGACGGAGTGGCTGTGATCGAGGCCTCCGGCTCCCCGGAGCAATTTGCTAAAGTAGTCGCTCAAGTGGCCGCAGGAACTGAGCGTTCTTTGCTGCTTTTAAGCGACAACGCCGATGCTCTGAAAGCCGCTTTACCTGGAGTTGCCGGCCGCAAACCTCTGATCGGCTCGGCTACCGAAGCCAATTATGAGGCGGTTGTCAACTTAGCAAAAGAGCATAATGTTCCCGTTATCATCAAGGCGGATGGTTTGGATGCTTTAGCTGCCTTAGTGGAAAATGCTCAAAAACTTGGCTATAAAGAATTTGTCCTCGATCCGGGCGCCCGGACACCGAGCCAGACTCTTGCTAATCTGACTCATTGCCGCCGCCTGGCGATTAAAAAGAAATTCAGACCCTTCGGCTATCCGGTGATTGCTTTCACCAGCAAAACAGAACCGCTGGCCGAAATCACGGAAGCCTCGGTTTATGTGGCCAAATATGCCAGTGCCATTGTCTTAAAGGCATCGGCTAAGGCTCATATCCTGCCCCTGATGGCACTTCGTCAGAATCTGTATACAGATCCGCAAAAGCCCATTCAGGTGGAGCCTATTTTGCATACAGTGGGTGAAGTCAACGAGAATTCACCGATTTATATTACGACGAACTTCTCCTTAACCTATTACAGCGTTGAGGGAGAAGTGGAAGCCAGCAAGATTCCCAGCTATATTCTCCCCATCGATACAGATGGTACTTCTGTGCTTACAGCTTATGCAGCAGGCAAATTTGAACCGGAAAAGATCGCGGACATCTTGGCCAAGAGCGGTGTAGGGGATAAAGTAAACCATCGCAATTTGATCATTCCCGGCTATGTGGCTGTTATCTCCGGAAAATTACAGGAGATTTCCGGCTGGAAAGTCATCGTCGGACCCCGCGAATCCAGCGGTATTGTTTCCTTTACACGGGCAATGTAA